ATCATTACTTCAGAAGATCCTTGTCATTTCAAAAAAGGTTTGGTCCTGTCCCTCACATTTTCGTGTTGGTTTATTCTTTAAAAGTTGTTTCTTCTTTCATATCATCATCTGGGATTAACATCTAACTCTTAGTTTGTTTGTGATTTCCTGTTTGCAGTTGAGCTGTCAGCCTGCTTTTTCTGAATTGTTGGCTCAATATTCTCAGCGTGGTTACAGGTAGAGCATTTGGATAATCATCTAGTTCTGATCTAATATCATATAGTTCTGATCTAAATGcataaaattgtaatttactaATTACTACTTGAAGAAGTGATATAATGATAAAGAAGGCCGGCTTTGGGGGGAGGGGAATTTGGTATTAAAACCTCACAAATATAGATGTTTTGTAACCTTCAAAATGGTCCTGTATATTTCATAAAAACTTTTGAAGGAAAATTTCTTTATCTGTTGTATTTTAGAACTATTCCTGTTATACAGAAGTTTACTATAGTTTATTTTGGCAGTGCGACCCTTCTTGTGTATGTGATTCTATTGTGTGTAGTGTATACCTAAATATATATGGGAGGATTACTTGGGCAACTTATTTTCCTTGTGGTTCTGTTTGTGTGTAAAATCATGTATATGATTGTTTCTCGATGTTGCCATGATTaggtatataattttaaatagatACATCCACCTGTAACATCTGGTTTTTGTTGGCACTCCCAATTTTCTTTGGAGAATTGAACTATTTTAGGCTGGGGGAGATTATCTAGACATTGACATAACATCGAGCATTTTAATTTCAGGCTAAGTTCTTTGGCTCATCTTATTGAATATtgaagtttgtttattttttttctaaaagacAAGATTTTCGTATATTTCTTATCACTTGGTATTTCTTCTTACACAATGTATTGTATTATAGATGCAGCATAAAAACAAatcttctctcctttttttttttttccagtgaaGGGAAGGAGCTAAAGACCTTAATTCTTAGTGATCTTTATTATCAATTACAAGGAGAGTTTGAAGGCCGTAAAATTGCTCCTGGAGCATTCAAAGAACTGCATCAGTATCTTGGTGAATCAAAGTTTTTGCAGACTTATCATCATAAGTATGATGATGACCTTTTTGCAACTTCCAAAGATGTCTACTTGTTTGACCTTGAACACCTCAGAGCAGATATGGGATTAGATATATGGGATTGTTCAGAATGGAAAGCATCAAAAACAATTGCAGAAACAATGCTGCATTGCATGCAGGATGCAAACTCGATGATATTGCTTTCAAGTTCAAAGCATTCTGCATTGAAAGCAttaataagtgttttaactGTCTCTGAGGGTGATGTGAGTAATCAGAACTCTAATGCCCTTTATATTTAAGTTCTGAAGTTAGAAATACATAACAATGGCTGgatttagaaagaaaaacatacaaatTTGCAAAGGGTTGAATGTTTATGTTTTAAGAAGTAAAACGTGAAAGCATGATCATGTTCATTAAATATTATGTCTAATATATTCTGAGGGATTGTTTTCTCCTGTGCAACttaatttttggtgttttgggaAGTTTTGCTGTATGTGATAAAGACATTAATTGTAGTAAACATCATTCCTTATTATCCTGTTTTTCTGTAAAAAGTGATGCTTTGAGAATTCAGATGTGAGGGAGACACCAGGGCCTATAGACAATTGAAAAGTAAAGTCCTGCTGTATCACCCATCATTTTTTACGTGGAGTGTGGGATAAATTTTTAGAAGGATCTGGTAGTAACCAATATAAATTGATACTTGTAAGATAGAAACATAGAGATTATAATAATTCTGCAATTTAGATCTTCCTCTCTTTCTACCAGTAAGCTATTGTGAATTCATGCTCCATACAAGTTACATTTCATAATTGCCTGGGGTAATTATGTAATGTTAAATGAAGcatgaaaataattaattctaaAGACTCTACACCACAGAGAAACATCTTGGTATTCAACAAAGTGAAATCATTTCTATATAATACACACCTTAGGTATTAACATACAAAGAAACTCCTCTTGCTTTCTGCCATGGACACCTAAATTTGATTCTCCTAATGTGTTAAGCCTTGATGGATGCCTGGTTTGATGTATAGCTTTCATGGTTCAAATTCGTATTTTGAAAAACCACAATGTTAATATTTGCAAATTTGCACTATTTTAGACTATTAATTCACTTTTACCTATTCATGCAGTCAACAGAGAGAAAAACTATTGGAGGAAAGATCCCTGATCGACTCGTTTTATCATGTATAGATCATATATGCCAATGTTTCTATGCCACAGTAGAATCATTAGCTCCAATTCTGGATGTCTCTGAAGATATCCTTTGTTTTCTAGCAGCCCAGGCGGAATTACTTCTCCATCTTATGAGATCTGCACATAAAAGCTTGTCCTTGCATGCTTGTACACTTGTCTTAAAAACCTCAGGTTCTGGTCTTAAAGTGTTGAGTGACTTGAGGCAATCAATTACGGAGGTTAACACAACAATGGAGCTATTGCTTATGTTGGTTCTTTCAACTTTGGAGTTTACTTGCCTTAATTCACCTTTAGGTGGGGTGACGGACATGGAATCTGTGGAAGACTTGGCTAAGATTTCAAATGCAACTATTGTGCTACTGCCCATTTTCTGCAACTACATTACTACTGCTGAGCATTGCACCCTCTCCCTGACAATAATGGATTTCATACTAAGAAGTTTCTTGACACCTGACACTTGGTTTCCAATCATACAGACTCATCTCGAGTTGCAGCATGTAATTCTGAAGCTTCATGATAAAAATTCTTTTGCATCTATTCCCATACTATTGAAGTTCTTTCTGACCCTCGCACGTGTTAAAGGAGGTGCTGTGATGCTTCTTAATTCGGGTTTTCTTACTTCTCTGAGGGTTTTGTTTTCTGAATACTTGGATGGGGGATCTTCCTCAATTAATGGTGAGGGGAGTATCTCCAACTCATCTGACAAAATTGAAAAGCCTCAACACATTTGGGGACTTGGCTTGGCCGTGGTTACGGCTATGATTCAATCTTTAGGAGACAGTTCTATTTGCACTGATATTGTGGACAATGTGATACCGTATTTCTTTTCAGAGAAAGCTTACATGATTTCTTATTATCTCAATGCGCCAGACTTTCCGTCTGATGATCCTGACAAGAAAAGACCTAGGGCTCAAAGGACACAAACTTCTTTGGCTGCTCTTGAAGAAACAGAGCATACCCTGATGCTAATGTGTGTGCTAGCAAAGCATTGGAATTCATGGGTTAAGGCCATGAAAGAAATGGATTCACAGTTAAGAGAGAAAAGTATCCATCTCTTGGCCTTTATAAGCCGGGGAACTCAACACCATGGAGAATCGGCCATCAGGGGCGCCCCTCTTTTGTGTCCCCCTACCCTCAAAGAGGACTTTGATTTGTGCAAGAAAGCACCATTTATCAAAAGCAAAAATGGATGGTTTGCCCTTTCACCTCTTGGTTGTGTGTCAAAGCAGAAATTCACTGCTGTCTCAACTGCGCTGATAACCAAGGATCAAGCAAATACTGTTCCAACTTACTTCTCTGATGCTATTGCCTTGCAGATCTACAGAATCACATTTCTTATTCTGAAATTCCTCTCTTTACAAGCTGAGGGTGCTACGAAAAGGGCAGAGGAGGTGGGGTTTGTTGATCTTGCTCATTTTCCTGAGCTTCCAATGCCAGAAATTTTACATGGTTTACaggtatgatgctatgtattcTTTTATTTGCATCACATCTAGTGACTCTCTTCCCCTATTCCTTagctctctttctttgtaattattgccgtttttgtttttgttttctgcttttccttttcttttgtactTTTGATATGCTGATGCTTATTTGCATTTAGCAGTTTTCTTGAATATActttttcttacctatcaaaaaaaaattatgtactaTCTCAACATAATGGGATGTTAAAGATTTATAAGCTTTTTGGTTCAAGGTTTTGATGTGTTCCATTGGTTAGCAGACTTTTTCttgacaaaaaatatataaaattaaaatcatgaaGTAACCCGGAGATCATTTCTTTTTGGACATGTCCAATGCAGGATCAAGCCATTGCTATTGTTACTGAGCTGTGTGAGGCCAACAAATCGGATCGGGTTCATTCAGAAATCAAGGGTGTCTGTTGCCTGTTGCTGCAAATAATGGAAATGGCTTTGTATTTGGAACTTTGTGTTCTACAGATTTGTGGCATAAGACCTGTATTAGGGCGAGTTGAGGATTTTTCAAAGGATCTGAAATTGTTGATAAGAGGTACTAATCTTTTCATCCCTCTGATAATCAGATAACTCTTATGTTtggtttggttgcaaattataACTTTGTCACTGTTCGGTTCATGCAGCAACAGAAGGCCATGCTTTTTTGAAAGCATCAATGAAGTCCTTGAAGCATATAGTATCATTTGTCTATCCACGTTTGTTACAGTCGGAGGGTTTCATGTAAAATTAATTGTGGATAATGTTGAATTCTGTAGGCTTAAATTGTGTagatatttcaattttcaacatcatTGCATCTTTTTGAATGTATAAAAGAATGCGTgtataaaaatgttaaaagaagaaaagagacaTGCTTATATGTTTGTGGCATTTTCTTTAGCCACTCTTTTTGTGATTCCAAGGACTACCCTATATTTGAGAAAGACACCTTCATTGATGGGccacttaattattttttgtctcCATGCATGATTGTTGTCGCTTCGTGgagaaatgaaatattttcaGAGGGTCCCTTGGTTCTCACTCCAGATTGtgacctttttattttattattattattacttctCTTTGATAGTCtatatgaatatgaatgtgTTTGGGAGCTGCGTTTTGCGTCTACGTCTGGACGCAAAACGcgtttcagtatttttttttttttaatatttcggCTGCGGGGGACAAATTACGATGCGCGCACTGTACATATACCGTGTGCatttacttcaaaaaaattttattaaaagtgaATCGTACTATTtgcatattaaaaaattattttgctatagtattttccagtttttagttttcagtttagCTGCATCAACAGACCCTATGACTATGTATTAGTGTTTGGTGGACCCTGCTCCATGCAAGCATGAATTTGCGACGAAAATACATCGGATTCTTGGGCAAGAAATAACACGCGCACATAATTGAGGAATTTTTCTGGTTTCTTGTGAGTGTTTAAATTCTGCTTTCAGTTCTTGCAGACTAATATAGTGGTTGATTCTCCTGTTGGATGTGACCATCTTTTATGAGAATATGTTGGTGTATTATTTGCGAGTACTCAGCTTGTGTGCGTGTCTACTTCACTGGAGTCTGGACAGAAACTTCGGCCTATTTGCAACACTAATAATGGATTGTTTCAGTGGTCCAGTCATTGTTCAATCTCCGTTTAGAAATGGCACTTTGCAAACCTTTTGATATCATTCACGTAACTTGTGTGTTGAAATCAGTCAATCACAACTTCCAATACTCACGTTTTTATGgtcattcatgagggaaatatcatACGAAGAAACTAACATTTTCTGGATGGAATCCTGTTGCTTTATGAAAGTGGTGTACAGTGCATTTGGGGAATATTGTCACTTTTAGCAATGGaaaaagtagagagagagactcTTTAATGTGATATGAGAATTTTTTAAGATAGCTTAGTATTCAAACAATCCAATTATTGTACTGGTCACAGTAATTTATACATTTTACAAATCTCATATGTTTCAATCGAGGATAAGATTAAAATAGTTTCACTTGCCCCTCGTGCTTTGGCAACAGTTGGGGCTATGcatttaataacaaataaatttaccTCATTGTGATTTGGCTccatcaaaatttttcaataattacaTTTCGACGTTCTAAATGATTAGATTAAAATGAAAAGGCATTATAAGATCAAGTGTAACCATTAAAAGTTTGTGGAGTAGAaaagtccaattagataatagtaaattgcaattttatttttcaatattttcataatgCAAAAGTAAAATATAGATGTTTTTAGTCGGTGAAAAGttacaaaaccaatcacaagaTGGTAAACTGCAATTTTACTTTCAATATCTTTATAATGCAAAAGGAGAATATATTTTTAGTCGGGGAAAAGATGCAAAACCAACGTACCAGCCTACACCCTTGGCTTTTTTACAGGTGAGATAGttgtcttttccttttgtttttgttttttgttgtgtgtgtgtgtgtgtggggtggGGGTAGACTGAGATAGTAGTCTACATCCCTGTCTAGCCAAAAGAACGGGTGTATGGAAAAATATGTGTATGTGCTAGGCACTGTTTTTAGAACCGGACCGGACCAGGAACTGgaatgaaaatcaattttttaagcataaaaaacagtatttttagttaattctgTGAACCCCTAAAATCGGGGTTGGACTGCACGAACTGGTCAAGAATCATgcggtccaaccccttagcaattttttttttttaaaaaaataacttaacacaattttattctacttaattaaattatctatctcttacaaggaataaaaaatatataattaaaatacttcaaagatattcaactttacttcaaaaattaatcataaattttaatgttttcatagttattattttatttgattaactttcttatttaattattaaatatatgcttgaaaatcattaaatttctctcacatatatagatatattagtcaattttgctagttttataaatttaatatctatatttaggctttaattaattattaaattaattaggacatcatcacggttcgacccCGGTTCAACCTCGATTCGActtcaaaaaccttgaacctctctattttacggttcaatgaacggtccgggtttcaaaaccttgaGGTGCATACGTCTTTTGTCTTATTAATAAGGTGGGTTTCAAATATGTGAGGCCCACACAAaagtaggggtgtcaatgttcgacccAACCAGTGAACACGACGCGAATCGGACATGGGTTTTTGCGGGTTAGGGTTGGGCCTTAATGAGTTTGGGTTATAAATAGGTCGACCCGAAATCGATACAATAAGAAATGTGTATAAGCGGGTCAACCCACGTAACCCACAATAGACACGTTTAACACgctaatttatttgtgtcaacctgAAATTACCTACTTAACACAACCCGTTTAActcatattataaataaatattcattttattttagatttgtcaaatacctatccaacatgtattttttaaaaagaaaagtgagtaatcaCAAAAACTTATAAGGGAtaaaattggaaattgaaactttacaaatcctagatctctaaaccttacaaaccctaaatctctaaaccttatttaaaatatctaattttattttttttatttcaactgTACTACTCACTCTACTATCTTATACACTCACGaccaattctcaaactcaaagtctCAAACCGGTTAttgctctttctctctctattgtgtttagtgagttttagaattaaagaaaactGTTTTCTTGGTATTTTAAATTTctgtaataattttttctgtATAATGTTTTTGTTCTATAAACTTTGAACCCATATGCCATTATTAATATATGAGATATATTAATTGTTAATTAAGGTCACAATTGTAGCTTTTGTCTTGTGCcgtgtgttttttcttttggtgtttgTATTAGTGTTGGACATTGTCTGCATATCTTGCAAGTGAGTTTATTGAGGTAGTTTATAAACTAGATCTAATGGGTATTGCTTTTAAAGTTGTTGAGGCATGATCATATTTTGTAACTACTAatacttacatatatatttttggcaTAGAACTTGCACAAATGAAATTGGATGAGCTTGTGGAAGATGTTATGAATTTGGACATCAATAAAGAATCTATATATGATAATCATAGTCATAGTCAGGATTAGTTTACTGTTTGCTCCAATTAtttcaatattgatacttagcatttgacgagttccaaggatattatatttttgttgaactatgttatttaatttttgttaaactatgttattttgaatttgggttggagtgtatgcacttcttttagagtgtaaagaacttatttctagatgaatgttatatttttgttgaactatattattttgaatgtgggttgaagacttgaagtgtatgcactgcttttgaaatgtaaaaaaaaaattatttctagatggatgtcatatttaatattatgtagTTAGGTTAAAATGAGTTGTGTTACATTTGTGTCAACTCAACACGACTTATTTATTAAGTGTGTCAAATGGGTTGAGTCAGGTTAACCCACCTTATTAACAGGTCGGGATAGGGTTGAAagatcatgacacgattattaaatgggttgaaTTATTTAGTTGAATACCCTTATTtcaacacgacacgaacccgacacgctaaCCTGAATTTACACCCCTACACAAAAGACAAAGGTCTTATGTGATCAACGCATAAGATATCTTTTTGTTTGGGTAAGAGaaggagaaaatattttaccagagaaaagagaaaaaaaaaaaaggttgtactTTGTTGTTATTGGGAGTTGAACGCGATCTCATTAAATAAATATGATGAGTTCATTACACAGGCTCATGCTTCtatttccttcacaaatttagatttgaaaacagcttttcttttcaattaatTCTGAGATACCAAAAAAGTTGTCtagttagaaaaataaaaaaattatttttgaaaaaaaaaaatatagaaggaAAAAACAGTTAACAAAGATGCCTTTTTCTCCCAAATTTCTTCAACAGTTACATTTTGACCTTCTAATGGTTAGATTAAAATGAAACCACTAAATTTTGTGTACTCCATAAGACCAATTACAAGatagtaaatttcaaaattttatttctcaataattttataataatgcaaaaaggaaagaaaaatatatagatatttGTAGTCGGTAAAAAGTTACAAAACCAATGACTAGCCACAAATGGccccaaaagaaataaaaatcaaaagccaAGTGGCAACATGCATCGAAGAGCCTTTTAATTAGTATGACAAATGTACCCTTAAGCGGCGTCGTTTAACTCATTCTCCCTATTAAAGTCTACACGCTCCTACCCTTCGGATAATGACACAAAAGCATATACCACCTTATCCTTGGATCCCTTTCACATTAACCCTAGTCAAAACTAACCTAACTATAGTCACACCCAAACCCATCTTCACCCTCCACGTGTCAAAAATCAACGGCCCaaattaattttcctttttcatatCCTTTCCATTAACTCCTATATAAGCTCCTCGATCcacaaaaccctaaaatccatctctctcttcgaaaccctaaaatttttaattttcttcagaAAAAAAGCTTCGAATCCCTGCTCCAATGGCTTCCAACCCTAAGGTCTTCTTCGACATGACCATCGGCGGTCAACCTGCTGGCCGTATCATCATGGAGCTCTACGCCGACGTGGTTCCCCGCACCGCCGAGAACTTCCGGGCTCTCTGCACCGGCGAGAAGGGCGCTGGCCGCTCCGGCAAGCCGCTCCACTACAAGGGATCGTCGTTCCACCGCGTGATCCCTGGTTTCATGTGCCAGGGAGGCGACTTCACCGCCGGAAACGGCACCGGAGGTGAGTCGATCTACGGCGCCAAGTTCGCCGACGAGAACTTCGTGAAGAAGCACACCGGTCCCGGAATCCTCTCCATGGCCAATGCTGGTCCCGGAACCAACGGATCTCAGTTCTTCATCTGCACCGCCAAGACCGAGTGGCTCGACGGAAAGCACGTCGTGTTCGGCCAGATCACCGAGGGCATGGACGTCGTGAAGGCCGTGGAGAAGGTCGGATCGAGCTCCGGAAGGACCTCGAAGCCTGTGGTCGTCGCTGACTGTGGTCAACTCTGCTAGATCTGAAAAATAGTCAacgaaaaaaaaatctgattttaACTATCTCTAATAATGTTATCTCTATCTTTGTCGTTTTCATCGATTGGGGTGTCGTTTATTACTGGCTCTAGTTTTTTATCTCTGTCAGTGTCGTTTTAGGGGTTGTGCttatggttttttctttttttttgggagtctTTATGAGAACTGGGTTGTGGTTCTGGTGATATGGTGGTTCTGAGAcctttttcatataatatgaTAAATGATGAGCTGC
This portion of the Castanea sativa cultivar Marrone di Chiusa Pesio chromosome 7, ASM4071231v1 genome encodes:
- the LOC142642953 gene encoding peptidyl-prolyl cis-trans isomerase 2, yielding MASNPKVFFDMTIGGQPAGRIIMELYADVVPRTAENFRALCTGEKGAGRSGKPLHYKGSSFHRVIPGFMCQGGDFTAGNGTGGESIYGAKFADENFVKKHTGPGILSMANAGPGTNGSQFFICTAKTEWLDGKHVVFGQITEGMDVVKAVEKVGSSSGRTSKPVVVADCGQLC